The DNA region GCGGCTGGCGGTGGCCGTGCTGGTCTGGGCGGCGCTGTTCCATCTGCATCCGCTGGTGATCGGGGTCAGCCCGCAGCCCTAGGATCGGGCGGCCTGAAGCCCTCGGGGATGCGGTCGCACCCGTCGAGGATCAGGTCGGTCAGCAGGGTGGCGCAGGCCGGCGCCATGGCGAGGCCGATCTTGAAGCCGCCATTGGCGACGTAATGGCCCGGCCGTCCGGGCCAGGGCCCGACCAGCGGCGCGCGGGACCGGGCGCGCGGGCGGATGCCGGCCCAGCTGTCCAGGACCGGTGCATCGCGCAGCGCCGGGCACAGCGCGCGGGCCTTGTCGATCAGCGCCTCCAGCTGCGCATCGGTGCCGGTATCGGCGAAGTCGCGTTCCGAGGTCGAGCCGATGGCCACCGTGCCGTCGGCATGCGGCACGATATGGACCCCGTCGGCAAAGACCTGCGGCGCCTCGGGGGCGGAAAACGCCAGCAGCGCCGACTGGCCCTTGACGCCATTGCCGCCGAAGGGCGCGAGCCCCGCCACCCCGGTCGCCCAGATCGCCGGGGCGTCGGGCGCGGCTTGCCCCTCGACGATCTCGCCGCCGCGGGCGCGGATCGCGGCGGCCAGTGCGGCGCAGGCCCGGCGCGGGCTGATCCGCGCGGTCAGCCGGTCCAGCAGCCACAGCCCCGAGGGCGAGGCGGGCACCAGCGGCCCCGGCGGCGCATCGGTCAGCGCCATCCCGGCCCAGTCGGGCCAATGCGCGCGGGCCGCGGCGATGCGCTCGGCCATGCGCGATTCGCTCCCTTCGGGCACCGGCTGCAGGCGGCCGCTGCGGGCATAGCCGGGCTCCACGCCGCCCGCTTGCGCGACCGCGGCCCACCAATCCGCCGCCGCGACCAGCGCGTCCAGCTGCACCTGCTTCTTGGCGTTCCAGTTTTCCGGCGCATGCGGGGCCAGCGCACCGACATGCCCGCCCGAGGCGCCGG from Paracoccus aminovorans includes:
- a CDS encoding NAD(P)/FAD-dependent oxidoreductase translates to MASEITVAGAGVFGLACAWELLRRGARVRVVEAARIGAGASGGHVGALAPHAPENWNAKKQVQLDALVAAADWWAAVAQAGGVEPGYARSGRLQPVPEGSESRMAERIAAARAHWPDWAGMALTDAPPGPLVPASPSGLWLLDRLTARISPRRACAALAAAIRARGGEIVEGQAAPDAPAIWATGVAGLAPFGGNGVKGQSALLAFSAPEAPQVFADGVHIVPHADGTVAIGSTSERDFADTGTDAQLEALIDKARALCPALRDAPVLDSWAGIRPRARSRAPLVGPWPGRPGHYVANGGFKIGLAMAPACATLLTDLILDGCDRIPEGFRPPDPRAAG